Genomic segment of Cloacibacillus sp.:
CTCCGCCACCGCGGAGATAATTACCGCGTTGCTTTCGGCCTACGGCAAAGGCATCACCGAGGGGGAGGCCTCTGCGCTCTACACGGCGCTGGTGACCGATAACGGCAACTTTCGTTACAACTCGACCTCGGTGGAGAGCCACGGCTGCGCGCAGCTCCTGCTCGAAGCTGGGGCGAAGCCGACGGAGATCGACGACCGCATCAACGAAAATATGACTGATAAAATTTTGCATCTCTGGGGGCTTGCCTTTTCTCGCACCGAGCTCTTTGCCGGCGGTAAATGCGCCCTATTCTGGCTCCGCGGCTTTGAGATCGACGGTGCGGATGCCGACTCCAACGCTCTTGACGGCCTCATCAACATGCTGATGCGTATCAAAGGCGTAAAGGTGGCGCTCTTCCTCGCGGAGAAAAACGGCAATAATAAGCTCAGCGTGAGAAGCCGCGCCCCCTACAGCGCGCGCGGTCTTGCCGCCTGCTTTGGCGGCGGCGGACATTTGAACGCCGCTGGCGCTAAAATTTCCGGCGATTTTGAGGATACACTCGCGTCGGTAAAAAAAGAGGCTGAAAAGTATGTTGCTTTCGGGAATACTTCCGCTCAATAAACCGGCGGGACTCAGAAGCACCTACTGTGTGCAGAGGGTGCGCGGTATCCTTGGTAAAAAGATAAAGACGGGACACGGCGGTACTCTCGATTCCACCGCCTCCGGCCTCCTGCTCGTGCTTGTGGGACAGGCGACGCGCCTCTCGAACTTTGTCATGGAGCTGCCCAAACGCTACGAGGCGGAGATCGCCTTCGGCGCCGCCACCTCGACCGACGACATGAGCGGCGAGGTGACGGCGCGCGCGCCGTGGAGGCATATTACCGACGAGCTTATAGATTCGGCGCTATGTGGCTTTATGGGCTGGCGCATGCAGTCTCCGCCAGCGGTCTCCGCCGTCCACATCGACGGTGAACGTGCCCACGCTCTGGCGCGCGGCGGCAGGGCGGTCATACCCGAGGCCAAGCCTGTCTGTTTTACGAAAATATCTCGCCTCTCCCCATTGGACGATAATGGCAGGGTGAAGTTACGCGTCGACTGCAGGAAGGGGACCTACGTCCGCAGCTTTGCCCGCGACCTCGGCGAACGCCTTGGCTCGCTGGCCCATATCATCAGCCTCGTGAGGGTATCGAGCGGCCCCTTTTCCATTGAAAGGGCTAAAGAGGCGGAAGTGCTTTTTGAAATGTCCCGAGAAGAGCTTGCCGCGGAGCTGATCCCCGCCGCCAGCCTCTGTGAACTCTTTCCCGGTTACGAGGCGGACGGCGATTCCTTTGAGCGGCTGAGCCATGGACAAAAGATAACGCTCGCGGGATTGAAACGCCGCCCGCTCATACAGACCGCGCCGCTTGCCGGCAGGCTGGTCGTCGCCTCGGAGAAAATATTCTCCATCTGCGCGGTCTCCCCCTGCGGGGTGACCTTTGAGCTGGCGCCGGAGGTCAACATAATAATCCAGGGAGGCGGCGCAGAATGATATACGCGCTTGGAGCCTTCGACGGCTTTCACCTCGGACACCGCCGGCTTCTTGAAATGGCGAAGCGGGAATCCGCGCAAAGAGATACCGGCTGGGGGGTAATCACCTTTGAGGGGCATCCGCGGATGCTTCTTAACCGCGACAACTTCAAACTGCTCTTTACGCCGCCAGAGCGGGATCTGATCGCCCGCTACCTCGGCATACCGCGCATTGAGAAGATACACTTCACGCATGAATTCGCGGCGCTTGAGCCGCGTGAATTTGTGGACTACATCGCGGAAAAATACAACGTTGATGGCCTTGTCATCGGCGAGAACTTTCGCTTTGGCAGAGGGCGCTCCGGCACTCCCGCCGTGCTTGCCGAACTTGCGCGGGAACGCGGCTGGTCGCTAGACGTCATACCATCCTACAAGGTCGAGGGGCGGGTGGTGAGCAGCACCGCGACGAGAGAGGCCGTCCTGGCCGGCGAAATGACGCTGGCCTCCGAGCTCCTGGGCTATCCCTTCATTATCAGCGGCAGGGTGGTGCAGGGTGAGGCGCGGGGGCGGCTGCTCGGATACCGCACCGCGAATATCTCCGTCAAAGAGGGCAAGATATATCCTCCGCACGGTGTCTACGCGGCAATCTCATATATAGAGGGGGAGTGGCGCGGCGTCGCGCTCAACATAGGCAGCAACCCGACCTTTGACGACGTGCGCCGCGCGCCGCGCTGCGAGGCGCACGTGATAGACTTTCACTACGGTCTCTACGACAGTCTGATGAGGCTCTTTATCATCGGACGCATCCGCGGCGAGAAAAAGTTTGCCTGTGCGGAAGAGCTTGTCGGACAGATCGGCGCCGATGTGGAGGCCTGCTCGGCCCGCTGTGAGAGATACATCGCGGAAAAGGACGCCGAACTCGGTAATTTTGCTTCGGTTCTTTGACAGTATCGGGGCGCTAGCGTATCATAACTAAGTTATAAACAAAGTGTATTATTTTTGAGGAGGAAGATTTCCCTTGCTGAGAACTATGCGGAACTATACCAAAGTAATAATGATAATAGTGATACTATTCTTCGTGGCCTCATGCTTCGCGGGGTACGGGCTCTATACCCGCGGCAACAGGGGCGGCGGAGACGGGATGCACGATTATCCCGTGGCGGAGGTCAACGGCCGGAATGTTATGCGTTCCGAGCTTGAAAAGGGCGCGGCGCAGATCTCCGAGCAGTACGGCAACAATGTCAGCTCGGCGGACATCCCCCAGATCAGAAGGGCCGCTCTTGACGGCATTATCATTCAGGGCGAGCTGCAGAAGGAGATCTCCAACAGAAAGATAGACGTTCCCAACGACGAGATAAACGCGGCATACACCAGGGCGATGGACAGCTATCCCACGCGCGAGGAATTTATGGAATTCATCAAGCGCAGCGGGCTCACAGAAAAACAGATAAAAGAGGATATCAAAAAGCAGCTCCAGATGCAGAAGCTCATGGAGTCGCTCGAAAAAGATGTCGCGGTGGACGACAAGGAGGTTCGCGCCTTCTACGACACGGCGAAGAATTTCCTCTATAAGCAGCCCGCGGGCGTGATGGTCAACATCGCCACCTTCAAGGACAAGGCGGCTGCCGAAGCGGCGCAGAAGGCCATCGCCGGCGGCGCGAAGTGGGATGCCGAGATAGAGAAATACAAAAACGACATCGAGATGGCGACCTCCTATGACAAGCCGACGATCATAACCGACCAGATGCTGCAGCAGAAAGAACTCGCCGTCCTCAAGGATTACCCGATGAATAAGGTAACGCCAGTTGAGAGCGCGGGAGAGAGCCACAGCTACATCGCCATCAAGCGCAGCAAGTCAGCCGAGCGAGTGCTTCCCTTCGACGAAGTGAGCGGCGACGTTACGGCGGTGATCAAAAACCAGAAGATGCAGCAGGCGCAGCAGAAATTCTACGGAGAGCTGCTCTCCCGCGCGAATGTGAAGGTGCTGGACGCCTCCATATTCCCCGAGGAAAAGAAGCCCGAGGCGGCCTCCGCCGACCAGACGGCGCCCGCGGCCTCCGAGGATAAGAAAGACTGACGCGAAAGCGGCAAACGGACAAAAGATAAACATACTGAAATGGCCGGAGATGACTCCGGCCATTTTTGTATGCTTCGCTGGGTGATTTGGCCTTTCCGGCGCGTACGCGCCGCTATATATTTTAAGTATGAACCGCTGCGTGGTGGGCGGAACTATATTCGTGCCCACCATAAAACAGATAAAATATAAAACAGAGGTGTAATTGCCATGATAACGAAAAAACTTATTGATTTACGGGGAAAGGCAGCCGTGGTCACGGGAGCGGCCGTGGGGATCGGAAAGGCCTCCGCGATGATGCTGGCGCGCTCCGGGGCCGCCGTCGCGCTGCTGGACAGAAATTATGACGCGGCGGCGCTCTCCGCCTCTGAGATCGCCTCGGAGTGCGGCGTACAGACGAAGGCCTACCGCTGCGACGTCCTCGCCGAGCTGGACAGCGAGGCGGTAATTGAAGAGGCGGCGAGGGATTTTGGCGCGATAAACATCCTTGTCAACAACGCGGGCGGCGGCGGAGGCGGCAGGGAAGTATTCGACGGACTTACGGACGATTACGTCAATAAAATATTCGGGCTCAACGTCTACAGCATATTCAGATTTTCACGCCTTTGCCTCCCCCATATGGAGCGCGCCGGGTACGGTTCCATTGTAAACATCAGCTCGATGGCGAGCGTCATGAGCAGCGTGAATATATCCGTCTACAGCGCCTCAAAGGCTGCCGTCAACGCGCTGACGCGCCAGATGGCGATCGACGTCGCCCCGGTCCGCGTGAACGCCGTCGCCCCCGGCGCGGTAAAGACCGAGGCTCTGGCTTCGGTGCTCACGGAAGAGATGGAACGTAAGATGCTGGCCTCGACGCCGCTGCACCGGCTTGGCACGCCCGAGGATATCGCCTCGGCGGTGCTGTTTTTCGCCTCTCCGATGTCTTCCTGGGTATCGGGGCAGACCCTGATCGTCTCCGGCGGCGGCGCGCAGGTACTGGAATGAGCATTACGGCGAAATAAAAACTATTTTATTATCGTACCCTTGTCAGATTTCACGCTCTTATATACACTGGGCTTAAACAATCTTGGTAAAGGGCTGATTTGGTTATGGACATTGAAAACGTGCTGCGCCGCTTTGAGAAGCTGCTCGCGCGGGGCCGCGTGGGCGAAGCCGGGCAGTATCTGGAAGAGACGGCAGCCGTTAGCGAAAGAGGCGGCGACGGCCTCGCGGAGGCCTCATGCCGTAACGAACTGACGGGTTTTTGGCGCGTCTGCGGCCAAAGAGAAAAAAGTTACGCCTCCGCGGAAAGAGCCTTAGCCCTGCTTTCAGAGAATGGCCTTGCCGGAAGCATCGACTACGCGACGGCTCTGCTGAACTACGCCACCGCTAAATCCGCCTTCGGCGAGAGCGCGGAGGCGCTGCCGCTTTACAGGCGGGTGGAGGAGTGTTACCGGGAGCTGCTGCCGGCCTCCGACTACCGCCGCGCGAGCCTATACAACAATATGGTGCAGGCTCTGCTGCGGGACGGGAATACGAAGGAGGCGGCGGAATATTTTGAAAAATCCCTGCGTCTGCTGGCGGAGATGACAGATGTCGATTCCGAGAGGGCGACCTGCAATACCAACATCGCCTTCTGCCTGCTCGCGGAGGGACGGCTCGACGAGGCGCAGAAGTCGCTTGAAGTGGCGGAAGAGGGCTTTCGCCTCCTGCCGGGCGATCCCCATTATGACGGTGCGCTCTCCTGCCGTGGGCGGCTGGAATATCTGCGCGGTAGGTACGAAGAGGCCGCCGAGGCCTACCGCCGGCTGGCAAACAATATTGAGGGGCGTTTTGGGCGCAATATAAACTACGCGGCGGCCTGCCGCAGCTGCGCCAAGGCCTTCGCCGCCGCGGGCCTCGCCGACGAGGCGGAGCGTTTCCGCCTGCTGGCTGAATCGGCCTGCAGATAGAGGAATATTGGAGGGGATCGGAATGCAGGGACTTGAACTATGCCGCCTGTTTTATCTACAGCATGGCGCGCCTCTGATCGAGAGCCGTCTTGGCGAAAGGGCGCGCCGCGTCGCTGTCGGGCTGGCGGGGCAGGGTTCGGACTGCCTCGGATTTGACGACGAACTCTCGCGCGACCACGACTTTGGTCCCGGCTTTTGCCTGTGGCTGACGGACGAAGACGACGAGGAATTTGGCGATGAGCTGCGGCGGTTATACGCGGAGCTGCCTAAGTTGTTCCTCGGATATGCCCGCAACGCCACGCCTCAGGGCGCGGACAGAGTCGGCGTGATGCGTATAAGCCGTTTCTACGCGCAATATACGGGCTGCCGCGATATTCCCTCCGGCGCCGCCGCCTGGCTGCGCATCCCGGAACACCTGCTGGCCGCCGCCACCGGCGGCGAAATATTCCGCGATGAACTTGGGGAATTCAGCCGCGTCAGGAAGGGCCTGCTTCCCTGTTACCCCGATGACGTGCGCCTGAAAAAACTGGCGGCGCGAGTTTTCGTTATGGCGCAGGCGGGACAATATAACTACGGCAGGATAATGAAGCACCGCGACGAGGTGGCGGCGGCACTCGCTCTGGGCGAGTTCGTCAAAGCCGCCCTCTCCGCCGTGCATCTGCTTAACCGCGGCTACGCGCCCTACTACAAATGGGCCTTCCGCAGCGCGCGCCGCCTGCCGCTGCTCCAGGAGGCGGTCGCCGGGCTTGAGGCCCTCTATTCACCGGGAGCCGACCGCGAAACGCTGATAGAATCTATCTGTTCCCTGGTTGGCGGCCATCTGGAAAGAGAGGGGCTCTCCTCCGCGAAAGATACCTTCCTGGTCGCGCACGCGGAGGAGATAATGCGGCGAATAAAGAGCGATTATCTAAGGAATTTAGGCGTTATGGTGGGGTAGAGAAAATGGAAAAGCTGATCGACGAAATAATCGGACTTGAATGGCGCTTCTTCGACCAGGTGCGGAACGAGGGCGGGCGGGCTCCATGCCAGGATGACTGGGAGACCTTCCGCATCATGCGCGGCAGCCAGTTCATGGCCTGGAACAGGCCGCTGCTGGAAAGCTGGCACGAGGATCTTTTACAGGCGCGTGAGCGGGGAGACAATCCGATGACGGAAAAATACGGTTATATGATGTGTATCGCCGACCCCGAGGCCAACCGAGGGCTGGCGGCCAGCCTGCCGCCGGTCTCCGAGGAAAAAAGGGCGCTGAGCTGGAAGATCATCGGGCGGCTCGTGCCGCAGAACGAGGCCTTCGGCAGACGTTACCCGCTCCTCGCCGCCCACGCGCGCCCGCTGCGCACGGCGGACGAGAGCGGTGGGGAGACGACCTCGATGGAAACCTACCAGCTGGGGGAGCTGTGGACCTATTCACAGCGGACCCTGACGCTGCTTGACGAACATCTGAGGGATTTAGAGACGGCGGGGATAAATTATCCCGAGCTGGTGATCCGCAGCAGCCTTCTCCAGAGAGGCTTTCCCGGCCTTGAAGAGGCGGAGGCCTTCCTGGCGAAAAGACAGAGAGGCGTTTAGATATCTTTCTTTGACAGGCACCGGATAAAAGACTGAGGAACAACGGTAAAAAGTAAGAGAGGGAAGGGGATAAAAACATCCCCATCCCTCTCTTTGTACAGTCAAAGATTATCCGCTATCCGCCGCAGCTTCAGCTGCGGATCTTTTTTATGCTGATGCCGGTCACCGCGTAAAAAATGGCGAACATAAAGCCCGTATAATTCATGATCGCCCACGGCAGATAATCGAGAGTGGAGATCCCGAGAGTGGCGGCCATGTACGCGGCCCCTCCCGTCCAGGGGATAAGCGCCGTCACAACGGTTCCAGAGTCCTCCAGTGTGCGTGATAAATTACAGGAAGCCAGCCCTCTGGCCTTATATACGTCGCCGAAGAGTTCCGCTGTGACAATTATGGATAAGTACGAGACGCCGCCGATGATGCTCATCAGCAGGGATGCCGCGACGGTGCTGCTGATGATGCCGGCGTCGGTCTTTACCTTTGTCTGCAGCTTCTCCAGCATCACCTCCAGGCAGCCCGTGCAGGAGACGATGCCGCCAAAGACGAAGGCGCAGTACGTTATCAGTAGTATCCCCATCATGCTGCTCATGCCGCCGCGGTTCAGCAGCCTGACCACCGCGGAGCTGGCGGCCACCGCGTCGAAGCCGGCCTTGTGCACCATATTGACGTTGAAGCCGCTGGCGCAGGCGGAGCAGACGTCGTTGAAAGAAAAACCCTGAATAAAGATCGCTAAAAGACAGGCCACTACGCTTGAGACGAACATAAGCGGCGCGGTCGGATACTTCATGGCGCTGCCCACCATGACGATCACCAGCGGCAGCAGCAGCAAGATATTCCAGTTATAGATCTGGTTGAACTGCGTCATCATCGTGGAGACGAGTTCCGAGCTGACTGCCTCTTGGGAACCGTTGAAACCGGCGATCAAATATACCGCCATTCCCAGCAGGCTTGCCGGCACCGTCGTCCAGAGCATATGTCTGATATGTTCGTAGATATCCGTATTCGTTATCGCCGCCGCCAGCACGGTCGTATCCGACAGGGGGCTCAGCTTGTCGCCGAAATAAGCGCCGGCAACGACCGCTCCCGCGGTGATCGGCAGCGACATTTGCAGCGTGGCGGCGATACTCATGACCACGATGCCGATAGTCCCAACCGCGCCGTAAGAGGTTCCCGACAAAACCGATACGATCGCCGTGGCCAGAAAGGCGGTCAAATAGAGCACCCGTGTGTCGATGATCTGTATTCCGTAATAGATCATCATCGGCAGCGTGCCGGAGATCATCCATGAGCCGATCAGCATCCCCACCGACACCAGAACTAATAGCGCGCCCGTGGACTGGCCGATCTTATCTGATATCGCTTTTTGCAGATCGGACCAGGTGTAGCCGAGATAATAGGCGACGATCGCCGCCACCACGCTCGGCAGCAGCAGGATGATGGGGATCGGTAATTTCAGTATCGGAAATCCCACCCCGACGAAAAACAGCATTGCGATCATTGGTAAAAGGGCGACAAACATAGTGGGACGGCGTTTCTCATTTGACGGATGACTCTTATTGGCCTCTGTCATTTTATTCCCTCCTCAGGATTTATCAGGCTTTACGCGGCGAAAGACACCCATTCTGGTACTGGGAGCTGAAAAAGGGCCTCTTATCGGCCGCTCAAAGCCATTTCTGCCAGTTGAACTCTTCCGGTTGGTTTACGGACGGAGCCATCGCCGTAATATCCTCATAACAGGCCAGCGGTATCGTGTGACGGATGGCTCCGTGGCGGCACTCCAACGCGCAGACGCCGCAGTGGCTGCATTCGTCCGGGTAGGCGACGACCGGCTTCTTTTTCTCGCCGTCCCAGCCTATCACATCGTTCGGACAGTGATTATAGCAGGCTCCGCAGCTCAGACACTTATCATAGATGATCTCCACGCTCATATTTACGCCTCCTTTAACTCAGGCACCTCGCGGGTCCCGATCGTCATCTCGCCGCCGTCGTCCCTCTCGATGACCACCCACTTCTCCCACGCGGGATCGGTGTCGGGATAATCGGTGCGGTAGTGGACATAATTTGCCAGATGGCGGAATCTGGTCTCCTTTCGGTACAAAGAGGCCCTGATATGCATCTCCGCGTAATCGATGATGCTTCTGGCCTCGCAGCAGCGCATCAATTCGTGGGGGCTCTCCGCCGTAAGCTTATCCGTAAAGTCCCTCCTGTAATCCAAGAGCTTTCCCAGCGCATATTCCATCATGTTCTCGCTCTTGAAATAACCGACGTCGTTCGTGACGAGCTCCCGCACGGCCAGTTCCAGTTCTTTGGGATTTATGCCCTCTCCCCTGGCCAGGGGTGCGCATATCTCTTCCTCAAGGCGGCGCAGATACGCCTCCGGCGCTTCGGGCTGCCCGATAGCGGAGGCATATACCGACGCCTCCTCCGCCGCGATATCCCCGGTGACGCTCGCTCCGACTATCGCCCGCGCGAAAGCGGTCGTGGCTCCGGCGGCGTAGAGTCCGGGAACGGAGGTCCTCAGCCTTTCGTCAACGAGCGGTCCTCCCATGACGCAGCAGGGGTCCAGCTTCATCGGTATAAGGTCCTTTCTTATATCAAGGTTCCGCTGCTTAAACCATTGCTTTGTGATGGGATATTCGTTCGACATCTCCCTCTCATACATCTTCAGGGCATCTTCGGGCACGTCCCTTAAATCCCAGTAAAGCGGGCTTCGGCCTTCGATGATCTCCTTCTGCATGATGAAGCAGCGCATGATGCTCTCCTCTGGGGTGTTCAGCAGGACCTCCCCGTTGCGGTTGATGAGCTTACCCATTTTATCGAACGGCTTGACTCCGACGATGCCGCCCCCGGCTCTGACAGTGACATAATCCCAGTAAAGGAACTCCATGTTGACCATCTTCGCCCCGGCATGGTAGGCCATCGTCTCCGCGTCGCCGGTATTAGTCGGTGAAAAATAGGTGTTGAATGGGCCGTCCGGCGCGATATACTGCCTGGTCGTCTCTCCGGTGCAGAGTATCGTCGCTTTGGCTATAAAGGCCGTGAGCTCGCCGCTTCTCGTGTTAAGCCCCACCGCGCCGATCACGCGGCCTCCGTCTTTGATAAGCTCGATGCCCATCGTCCTTTCATAAATCTTTGTCGTTGTTTTTTCAACGGCCTTTCCAAGCTTGACCTTGGTGTCCACCCCTCTGTATGAAATACAGCAGAAATGGCGTTCCGGGATACGCCAGATAAAATAACTTCCGTCGTCCTCCCTGAGAGGAACGCCGAACTCCTCCAGATCCTTCACGCGCTCATAGGCGTGCACGTCGACCACCAAAGTCACATTGGGGTCCACCAGATCCTTCTTCGCTGACGCCGCGTATTCCCTGGCCTCATCATAACTTATCGATTCGGGATGGACTCCGATAGAGACATGGTCCATTCCGGGACCGACGCTCCCGCCGCGCCGCAGCGTCGCCTTATCAAGAAGGGCTACGCTCTTTCCCATCTTACTGGCCCTTATCGCGGCGAAACATCCGGCGATGCCTCCGCCAATGACCAGTATCTCAGTATGTACTATTTTCATGACCGCACCCCTGTTATCATAAAATTTTTAACAGCATCGGTTACTCAATCGTGATCTAAAGATGTTCTTTGCCTGATGCCACGATTATCCAATAGTTTTTTTTATAATTCCAACAACAATAAATGGTGATACCACAAAATAAATTTGTGGCGTAATGGAAAGGTTTTTACTCTTTGCCGGGGCGGCTTTTGCCGTATGCGCGGCGCGCTGCCGTCGGATATTCGGGCGGCGTCAGTTTCGTGAGGTATGATGTACGATAAAATCGATAAATCTGTCAGTGGCGCGACTTAAAGGCCTGCCCCTCCGGCGGACCAGTCCATATTTCCACACCATATCTTCGTCCGCGAGCGGTATCTTGAGGCAGTGCTCCATATCCATATCCCGCGTGATATATTCCATACAGATGAAGACACACATGTTCATCTTTACCATGCTCAGCAATATCCCGCTTTCACCGCTTTCGACGATAAATTCAGGCGTGAACCCGTGACGGCGGCAGCACTCCACGAGCTTATGATATACCTCATAATACTTGTTAAGAGAGACGAGCTTTTCGTTTCTTAAATCAGCAACGCTAACCGACCCTCTGCCTGCCAGCGGACTTTCCCTGTTGACCACGGCATAAATTCTTTCCTCACCGACGGGAATATATTCCATATCAGTAATATCATGGGGGCGGGGGCAGAGCGCAATGTCGGCCGTGCCGTTCAAGACGTTCTCAACGCAGGCGGTATCGGAGCTTTCTATGCCTTTTAACTCGATATCCCGGTTTGCTTCGCGGAACCGGAAGAGCATGTCGGGCGAACAGGCCTGTAGAACGCCTGGCGCGAGCCCCAGAAAAAGCGGTTCCTTGATCCTCTCGAACCGGGCGCTTAATTCCAGCGTCATTTCGTCAAAATTCCTCACCAGAGGGATAGACAGGTCGCGCAGAATATCTCCCACCGCCGTAGGCACGATGCCGTTGGGCGTGCGCTCAAAGAGAGCGCGCCCCAACTCCCTTTCCAGCGTGATGATGGAGCTGCTCAAGGCCTGCTGGGAGAGGAAAAGATTTTCCGCCGTTTTTGTAAAACTTCCCGTTTCATACAAATCCAAAAAACGTTTCAGTTGTTTTATATCCATTCCGCATCACCGCCGGCGTCCTTGAACTTAAGAGATAGTCAGACTGCTCCTATTATAAGGCATCATAGTGAAAGGCAGGGCGGCGGGATAAATTATTTAACCACAGCTGTGGGCGAAAGCGGCGGCGCGAAACCATTTGCCGTTGCAGGGATAAAAAAAGACTGCCCCGCGCGGGGGCAGTCTCAATATATCGCGGCCTCTGCGCCGCCTGTAACAGAGGGTCGTCCGTCGGGATCGCGGGATTACATAAGCTCCAGCGCTGACTGCAGGACCAGACAGACCCCGGTGATACCCGCCCAGCAGGAGGCTCCCAGAAGGATAGGCTTGCCGCCGTTCTTTATAAGTTTGACGATATTCGTATTCAGGCCGATGGCCGCCATCGCAAGGATGATAAAGAACTTACTCAGCTCCTTTACGGGGCCGAACGTGGAGGCCGAAACGCCATAGCTTACGGCCACGGTCGTTATGACGGAGGCGGCGATGAAGAAGAGGATAAAAAACGGGAATATCTGTTTCATGTCAACTTTGCCGCCGTAGCCCTCCTTTTCCTTGCGCGCATACGTAGTGGCTAAAATCAAAGTGATGGGGATGATGGCCAAGGTTCTCGTCAGCTTTACCGTCACGGCTTTATCCAGCGTAGCCGAGCCGAGATTCCACATACTGTCCCATGTCGCGGCCGTGGCCGTCACCGAAGATGTATCGTTGACCGCGGTACCCGCGAAGATGCCGAAAGGCTCTCCCGAAGCGATGTTAAAGCCGATCATCTGACCAAGTGCCGGGAATACGAGCGCGGCCACCACGTTAAAGAAGAAAATTACTGAGATCGCCTGCGCGACCTCCTCCTCGTCGGCGTCGATCACAGGCGCCGTGGCGGCGATCGCGGAGCCGCCGCAGATGGAGGAACCGACACCGATCAGCATCGATATCTTCGAGGGAATGTGCATCGTCTTATGCAGCGCGTAAGCGACCAGCAGGGAGACCGATATCGTGCAGATAATGATCGGGAGCGACTGCCTGCCAGTCTGTAACACGACGTTGAGGTCCATTCCGAACCCCAGCAGGATTACGGCCCACTGCAGCACCTTCTTGGAGGTAAACTTGATGCCGGAATCGACCTTTGACTTATCCTTCAAAAATATCGTCAGCAGCATCCCCGCCAAAATAGCGATGACCGCGCCTCCGACGATGGGAAACATCTTTCCCAGAAACCAGGCCGGAGCGGCGATCGCAAAGCAAAGCATAATTCCGTATCCATTCTTTCTCACAAAGTCCATCTTCATTAAACCCTCTTTCTTAATAATCAGCGATGATAGGCGTATTATAAGCATGTTTTACTGAAACTCAAAATTATAAATATTGATGAAACGATAAATTTAGGTTATGATAAAAATGGATGAAAAAGAAATTTTTCAGCTAAAGGCTTGGATATTGGAGAAAGAGGGCAAATCGTACCTCTAAACGCCATTTTATTTTGGCGGGTACAGAGATAAGTAGCAGTTTATCTTTTGACTTTGTCCTTAAAGGCGCCCTCTGTGAGGGAGCTGGCTCGGCGATGTTTTTTCGCCGAGACTGAGGGAGAGTTGACCTTATGTTCTCCCGCGGCTTTTGCCGCGGGCTCTGTTTGGCGCGGAAACCGCTCCAAACAGAGCAACACTCCTTCCGTCTCGCCGCAAAAGCGGCGGCGATCCACCTTCCTCAGAGAGGAAGGCTTTTAGAAAAAAACGCCGTTTATCATCGATAGGCTGAAAGCTAAATCGTAGTTTGACAAAATAGGAGATGCTTTGATGCTGGATTTTAGAATAAAGACATTTTTAAGCGTATGCAAATACATGAACCTCACCTACGCCGCGGAGGAGCTGCACATCACACAGCCGGCGGTATCGCAGCAGATACGTTACCTGGAAAAACTATACGGCGTGAGGCTGCTGGCCCGCGAGGGGAAAAAAATAAAGCTGACACCCGCGGGAGAGGTACTTCTCTCAACGATGATGCTGCTGCGAAACGACGAGAGCACGATGATCAAGCGTATGCGGCAATACAACGAAAAGAAAAAGGCCCTGATATTCGGCGTGACCCTTACGATCGGCAAATACGTTATAGTTTCGCCTCTGGCGCAGTATCTTAAAAAACATCCCGAGACGGACATTCATATCAAATATGGCAA
This window contains:
- a CDS encoding YeiH family protein, encoding MKMDFVRKNGYGIMLCFAIAAPAWFLGKMFPIVGGAVIAILAGMLLTIFLKDKSKVDSGIKFTSKKVLQWAVILLGFGMDLNVVLQTGRQSLPIIICTISVSLLVAYALHKTMHIPSKISMLIGVGSSICGGSAIAATAPVIDADEEEVAQAISVIFFFNVVAALVFPALGQMIGFNIASGEPFGIFAGTAVNDTSSVTATAATWDSMWNLGSATLDKAVTVKLTRTLAIIPITLILATTYARKEKEGYGGKVDMKQIFPFFILFFIAASVITTVAVSYGVSASTFGPVKELSKFFIILAMAAIGLNTNIVKLIKNGGKPILLGASCWAGITGVCLVLQSALELM